A single Bacillus sp. HMF5848 DNA region contains:
- a CDS encoding ParM/StbA family protein translates to MNKENFLAVDLGNSWYKVLASNKGVLHEYQMPNAVALFDDEFYEKPYDEEDMSLEENLIVEVKSQAIIDKREVFYVGKSATRQKNVSLTSFNNQKADEDRTYTLLFSIAAYHAAITNDINNDIHYKVDQLAISLPTTQFKEKKAVLKQRLIGTHTIILHKVPGVPEPKEVVVKLQICDVIVGAEGACAYIGLTRDLQTLNIKDDSLVKDSRKGIIIGDLGGDSVDFVGIKHDKPVASIEGEPFGINTFLDNIIRKVSKNELYIFDSRAELEEKLSAGQSEWYVEPFAGVRKDISKYVTPQLKAMAIQYLEHFDRIRSSSNEVKGAVRYIAVGGAAKLAQKQIQEAAVTWADKGRPIELFFPENLEKLNVIGLLILAKMNYLRQQHTQKLNVTTSKG, encoded by the coding sequence ATGAATAAAGAAAATTTCCTTGCTGTTGACTTAGGAAACAGCTGGTATAAGGTACTAGCGTCTAATAAAGGAGTTTTGCACGAATACCAGATGCCGAATGCAGTGGCTCTGTTCGATGATGAGTTTTATGAGAAGCCATATGATGAAGAAGATATGAGTCTTGAAGAAAATTTAATTGTTGAAGTAAAAAGTCAAGCTATAATTGATAAACGAGAAGTGTTTTATGTTGGGAAATCTGCTACAAGACAGAAGAATGTTAGTTTGACGTCGTTTAATAATCAAAAAGCAGATGAAGATCGCACATATACACTTTTGTTTAGCATTGCAGCCTATCATGCTGCAATTACGAATGATATAAATAATGATATTCATTATAAGGTTGATCAGTTAGCCATTTCTTTGCCAACTACACAATTTAAGGAGAAAAAAGCTGTACTTAAACAACGTCTAATAGGAACTCATACCATTATTCTTCATAAGGTGCCAGGGGTTCCGGAACCAAAAGAAGTCGTCGTTAAACTACAAATTTGTGATGTAATTGTGGGTGCTGAAGGAGCTTGTGCCTATATTGGATTAACTCGTGATTTGCAAACACTTAATATTAAAGATGATTCATTAGTGAAGGATTCACGTAAGGGTATTATTATTGGTGATTTAGGTGGTGATTCTGTAGATTTTGTCGGTATTAAACATGACAAACCTGTGGCATCTATTGAAGGAGAACCATTTGGTATTAACACGTTTTTAGATAACATTATTAGAAAAGTCAGCAAAAATGAACTGTATATATTTGATTCGCGTGCAGAGCTAGAGGAAAAGCTTAGTGCGGGGCAATCGGAGTGGTATGTTGAACCATTTGCAGGTGTTCGTAAAGATATAAGTAAGTATGTAACTCCGCAGTTAAAGGCGATGGCAATTCAATATCTCGAGCACTTTGACCGTATTAGGAGCAGTTCAAACGAAGTGAAAGGGGCAGTTAGATATATAGCTGTTGGAGGGGCTGCGAAGCTAGCACAAAAACAAATACAAGAGGCAGCTGTTACCTGGGCAGATAAGGGTCGTCCAATAGAATTGTTTTTTCCTGAGAACCTTGAGAAATTAAATGTTATAGGGTTATTAATTTTAGCGAAAATGAATTACTTGCGTCAACAGCATACGCAAAAATTAAATGTAACCACATCAAAAGGTTGA
- a CDS encoding CsxC family protein, whose product MHKRDNNHCIDVNVSTSIEQCENDNIFPFRRSFPNSIFTTVPLTDLEVNTTLAADIHFPHPVLEIKDVKKRIKIVQCKLLLPSENFDNGFGNDQDFRLVIKGFVRKNFQYASPEPYSEGNKCVSSTMKSFTVDMPFQCVTTINEFANQPQLPIANSRNEFDFFRAQDLGTGHPEKDQFLSSDISQFHQDSTQVYNPFPFCEILFSRMTEYDEAIDRMPFKGNEPYEEGYFHTLSEKVFLRFGIRVLQKQLVSLNGFPPNGDNA is encoded by the coding sequence ATGCATAAAAGAGACAACAATCATTGTATTGATGTAAATGTATCAACATCTATTGAACAATGTGAAAATGACAATATCTTCCCTTTCCGTCGTTCATTTCCTAACTCAATTTTCACCACTGTTCCACTTACAGATTTAGAAGTAAATACAACTTTAGCGGCAGATATACACTTTCCTCATCCCGTATTAGAAATTAAGGACGTAAAAAAACGTATCAAAATTGTTCAATGTAAACTATTATTGCCATCTGAAAATTTCGACAATGGATTCGGGAATGATCAAGATTTTAGACTTGTGATTAAAGGCTTTGTTCGCAAAAACTTTCAATATGCCTCTCCAGAGCCATATTCTGAAGGAAACAAATGTGTATCATCAACAATGAAGTCATTTACAGTAGATATGCCATTCCAATGTGTAACAACTATTAATGAATTCGCAAATCAACCACAACTACCTATAGCTAATAGTCGAAACGAGTTTGACTTCTTTAGAGCGCAAGATTTAGGTACTGGTCATCCTGAAAAAGACCAATTTTTATCTAGTGACATTTCGCAGTTTCATCAAGATAGTACACAAGTCTACAATCCGTTCCCGTTTTGTGAGATTTTATTTAGTAGAATGACAGAATATGATGAAGCAATTGATCGTATGCCGTTTAAAGGCAATGAACCATATGAAGAAGGATATTTCCACACTCTTTCTGAGAAAGTTTTCCTTAGATTTGGAATTAGAGTCCTACAAAAGCAATTAGTTTCCCTGAATGGTTTCCCCCCTAACGGCGACAATGCGTAA
- a CDS encoding CsxC family protein, with protein MSKKHNEPIDHSFVPEGKAELHHLESHSHKHHPRVCLGKVITKVPVILAELDLQINMDATITFPEPVLEIKDIKKRVKLTQCRLLLPTNKLFIKGFVRKNIQYASPCHDIQPSDSTSIASDLHSYTVDIPFQLITEIKDYITHPVMPIINEREEFDFFISKKLPTGFPEKDELLTSDLSQFHQQSKQFYNELPFCEMISSNIIEWDEAIDRMPLPNHSPIHEGYFTKIEEKMVLDITVRILQNQQIRVTSITNDDNDDCCYDNDLI; from the coding sequence ATGTCAAAAAAACACAATGAACCAATAGATCATTCATTTGTGCCCGAAGGAAAAGCAGAATTACACCATTTAGAGAGTCATTCTCACAAGCATCATCCTCGTGTTTGCTTAGGCAAAGTAATTACAAAGGTTCCTGTTATACTAGCTGAACTTGATTTACAGATTAATATGGATGCCACCATTACATTTCCGGAGCCGGTATTAGAAATAAAAGACATAAAAAAACGAGTAAAACTCACACAATGTCGTCTACTACTACCAACTAATAAACTATTTATTAAAGGCTTTGTTCGAAAAAATATTCAGTATGCGAGCCCATGCCATGACATACAGCCATCAGACTCAACTTCTATCGCATCTGACTTACATTCTTATACTGTTGACATACCGTTCCAATTAATTACTGAGATCAAAGATTATATTACTCATCCCGTTATGCCAATTATTAACGAACGTGAGGAGTTTGATTTTTTCATATCTAAAAAGCTGCCAACAGGTTTTCCTGAAAAAGATGAATTGTTGACAAGCGACTTGTCTCAATTCCATCAACAAAGTAAACAATTTTACAATGAACTACCATTCTGTGAAATGATTAGTAGTAACATTATCGAATGGGACGAAGCAATTGATAGAATGCCATTACCTAATCACTCTCCCATTCATGAGGGATATTTTACAAAGATAGAAGAAAAGATGGTACTCGATATTACTGTTCGTATACTACAAAATCAGCAAATCAGAGTTACTTCAATTACAAATGATGACAATGATGATTGCTGCTATGACAACGACTTAATATAG
- a CDS encoding CsxC family protein produces MMKNTGNNKHDGCPPQMPNEYADTKRVDCLNLPISPALLATGLSTDVIDARVPLTDLLVEADVEADIYLPTAAREIKNIRKNVSLKQCKTVESAADPTGFTLKLYLTGVVHKNIQYVEHHTGYVKDYAVDVPFTCNQTVFIRPATGNPVVYPLGLQYSLKNSTLELRELADDGHSADRCTGGSLSFEIYNEPVECKMIASAVKEVDLYKDFDHFGRFSKITEKMEVLLLFKLWQRQQITIDDTPHGGGSTADDAGAVERNEGQTALERFKQAIRRASM; encoded by the coding sequence ATGATGAAAAATACTGGTAATAATAAGCATGATGGCTGTCCGCCACAAATGCCAAACGAATACGCTGATACTAAGCGTGTTGATTGCCTTAATCTTCCTATCTCTCCAGCACTATTAGCAACAGGATTAAGTACGGATGTTATTGATGCACGTGTACCTTTAACAGATTTGTTAGTAGAAGCAGACGTAGAAGCTGATATTTACCTCCCGACAGCAGCCAGAGAAATTAAGAACATTCGTAAGAACGTTTCGCTTAAACAGTGTAAGACAGTTGAATCTGCAGCAGACCCGACTGGCTTTACATTAAAACTATACCTTACAGGTGTTGTTCACAAAAATATTCAATATGTGGAGCATCATACGGGGTATGTAAAGGATTATGCTGTTGATGTACCATTCACATGTAATCAAACAGTATTCATCAGGCCAGCAACGGGAAATCCAGTGGTGTATCCGCTAGGCTTACAGTACAGTTTGAAAAACTCTACGTTAGAATTAAGAGAATTGGCTGACGATGGTCATAGTGCCGATCGCTGTACAGGTGGTTCTTTATCATTTGAAATCTATAATGAACCAGTAGAATGTAAAATGATTGCTTCTGCGGTAAAAGAAGTAGATTTGTATAAAGATTTTGATCATTTTGGTAGATTCAGTAAGATTACAGAAAAAATGGAAGTACTCCTATTATTTAAGTTATGGCAAAGACAACAAATTACAATTGATGACACGCCTCATGGTGGTGGATCAACAGCAGACGATGCTGGAGCAGTTGAAAGAAACGAAGGACAAACTGCACTTGAAAGATTTAAACAAGCTATTCGTAGAGCTAGTATGTAA
- a CDS encoding MBL fold metallo-hydrolase, whose protein sequence is MSETSIQFHSGLRSIGGTVVTVQYKDARVIFDFGLTYNPANNIFDGQIKHRETAYVRDYLRLGLIPAIDGIYAKDDLTNLTEIKAADEDERQTAVFVSHLHLDHMGAIGFLAPSIPVYMTDESLRLYNLLETLEESVPGRKPLLHACSYNSPIQVGDIQVTSLVLDHDVLGACALHIQTPDTSILYTGDLRMHGAQPKRIQEFIHRAKELTYDVVIMEGTTLRSVDELADEDIFADDSIPEDMLTELTIPSVVAEELRKTSDWAVFNIYHRNLDRVKGMINAGQQANRLTIFEPKTAYLAYKLIPETTNYGVYVSSETAAQIHSKKLPAWKEELLSNVTNYHTHTINENPEHFFLQNSYDNALEMLDLKGGGIYIHSNGVPLGMFDPAYENLKRILSIVQFNHVVIGTSGHAIPQHLKHIVDELDPALLIPLHSHYPERLKSKTGEQFLPEFGVVYKLSNHYITTY, encoded by the coding sequence ATGTCAGAGACATCTATTCAATTTCATAGTGGTTTACGTTCTATTGGAGGAACAGTTGTTACAGTACAATACAAGGATGCACGTGTTATTTTTGATTTTGGCTTAACCTACAATCCAGCCAATAACATTTTTGATGGACAAATAAAACATAGGGAAACAGCTTATGTACGTGATTATCTTCGATTAGGCCTTATACCAGCAATAGATGGTATATATGCAAAAGATGATTTAACAAACCTCACAGAAATAAAGGCTGCAGACGAAGATGAACGACAAACGGCTGTGTTTGTATCCCACTTGCATTTAGACCATATGGGAGCAATTGGCTTTCTTGCGCCATCTATTCCAGTCTATATGACAGACGAAAGTCTTCGCTTATATAATTTACTGGAGACATTAGAAGAATCTGTTCCAGGTAGAAAACCATTACTTCATGCTTGCTCGTACAATTCACCAATTCAAGTAGGAGATATCCAAGTAACGTCTCTAGTATTAGACCATGATGTGTTAGGTGCCTGTGCTTTACATATACAAACACCAGATACATCAATATTATATACAGGAGATTTGCGAATGCACGGAGCACAGCCGAAACGAATTCAAGAGTTTATTCATCGCGCAAAAGAGTTAACTTATGATGTCGTGATCATGGAAGGAACAACGTTACGTTCTGTTGATGAATTGGCAGATGAGGATATTTTTGCAGATGATAGTATACCAGAAGATATGCTAACAGAATTAACAATTCCTTCAGTTGTTGCAGAAGAGCTTAGAAAAACAAGTGATTGGGCTGTTTTTAATATATATCACCGTAACCTTGATCGTGTTAAAGGGATGATTAATGCAGGACAACAAGCAAATCGATTAACTATATTCGAACCGAAGACAGCGTATTTAGCATACAAGTTGATACCTGAAACTACAAATTACGGTGTGTATGTATCTAGTGAAACAGCTGCACAAATTCATAGTAAAAAGCTTCCTGCATGGAAAGAAGAACTGTTAAGTAATGTGACAAATTATCATACTCACACTATTAATGAAAATCCTGAACATTTCTTTCTTCAGAATAGCTATGATAACGCCCTCGAAATGTTAGATCTTAAAGGCGGTGGTATTTACATCCATTCGAATGGTGTGCCATTAGGAATGTTTGACCCTGCATATGAAAACCTGAAGCGAATTCTTAGCATTGTACAATTTAATCATGTTGTTATCGGTACGAGTGGACACGCAATTCCACAGCATTTAAAGCATATTGTTGATGAGTTAGATCCTGCTTTGTTAATTCCGCTTCATAGTCATTATCCAGAGCGATTAAAATCAAAAACTGGCGAACAATTTTTGCCTGAGTTTGGTGTGGTTTATAAGTTAAGCAATCATTATATAACGACGTATTAA
- a CDS encoding ABC transporter substrate-binding protein: protein MRKWLVLLLTSILAMGLLACGNEQASENQEDAPKEDTSNEEAASEETAPTGIQTVLDKEVEIEFWHAMSGGHEEALTKITDDFNAQSEFVKVKLVNQGGYGDLSQKVMASAKAKTLPVMSQAYEDWITEYLQNNLVTDLTPYINDPQYGWSTDELNDVVEIFREANMWDGKYYGMPFNKSTRILFYNKGLLEEKGVQVPTNWEELRTAAEALTFEKDGKKVVGMGFENSIGLEINMFIEQAGGELMDENTKEVKLNSPEANEAVSFIKGMIDEGVARLAGEDGYMSNPFGRGDVAMYIGSSAGIPYVASAAEGNIEWSASVLPSGEKAATPFAGTNVTVFNSASDEEKLAAWEYIKFLINTENTAYWAEKSGYLPIRYSALESDAWKAYTEANPVYGVGEQQFDAGFYDPRVVGAYGMKNAIAKEIDNILLGQKTVEQGLADAQAAAEAELK from the coding sequence ATGAGAAAATGGTTAGTTTTACTTCTTACGTCAATACTTGCAATGGGACTTTTAGCTTGTGGGAATGAGCAAGCTTCAGAAAATCAAGAAGATGCACCAAAAGAAGACACAAGCAATGAAGAAGCAGCTTCAGAAGAAACAGCACCAACAGGTATTCAAACAGTTCTTGACAAAGAAGTAGAAATTGAGTTTTGGCACGCTATGAGTGGCGGTCATGAAGAGGCTTTAACAAAGATTACCGATGATTTCAACGCTCAAAGTGAGTTTGTTAAAGTAAAACTTGTGAACCAAGGTGGCTATGGCGACCTTTCACAAAAAGTAATGGCTTCAGCGAAAGCAAAAACGTTACCAGTTATGTCTCAAGCATATGAAGATTGGATTACTGAATATTTACAAAATAATCTTGTGACAGATCTTACTCCTTACATTAATGACCCACAATATGGTTGGTCTACTGATGAATTAAATGACGTAGTAGAAATTTTCCGTGAAGCAAATATGTGGGATGGTAAATATTACGGTATGCCATTTAACAAAAGTACTCGTATTTTATTCTATAACAAAGGATTGTTAGAAGAGAAAGGTGTACAAGTTCCTACAAATTGGGAAGAACTTCGTACGGCAGCAGAAGCATTAACCTTTGAAAAAGATGGTAAAAAAGTAGTTGGTATGGGATTCGAAAACTCTATCGGTCTAGAAATTAACATGTTTATTGAGCAAGCGGGTGGAGAATTAATGGACGAAAATACGAAAGAAGTTAAATTGAATTCTCCTGAGGCAAATGAAGCAGTTAGCTTCATTAAAGGTATGATCGATGAAGGTGTAGCACGTCTTGCTGGTGAAGATGGTTATATGTCAAATCCATTCGGTCGTGGTGATGTAGCCATGTACATTGGTTCATCTGCCGGAATTCCTTACGTAGCTAGTGCCGCTGAAGGAAATATTGAATGGTCTGCGAGTGTTTTACCTTCAGGTGAGAAGGCAGCTACTCCATTTGCTGGAACAAATGTAACTGTATTTAACTCTGCATCAGATGAAGAAAAATTAGCGGCATGGGAATACATTAAATTCCTAATTAATACAGAAAATACAGCATATTGGGCTGAGAAATCAGGTTATCTACCAATCCGTTATTCTGCGTTAGAAAGTGATGCTTGGAAAGCTTATACAGAAGCTAACCCTGTTTATGGTGTAGGAGAGCAACAATTTGATGCGGGTTTTTATGACCCACGTGTAGTTGGTGCATATGGTATGAAAAATGCCATTGCCAAAGAAATTGATAACATTTTACTTGGACAAAAAACAGTGGAGCAAGGCTTAGCAGATGCACAAGCTGCTGCTGAAGCAGAATTAAAATAA
- a CDS encoding carbohydrate ABC transporter permease — protein MRDALSKSFIYILLTIGGLLMLLPFIWMVSTSLKPANEVMLMPPQWIPSDVQWNNYAEAWAMAPFARYTFNSFLVTILSTIGELITTILAAYAFSRIQFYGKDVVFAVLLGTMMVPGEVLLIPNYVTLSNLGWIDRYEALIVPWLASIFAIFLLRQFFLGIPKELGYAAKIDGCSNFRYLWTIMVPLAKPALITIALLKAIGSWNAFLWPLIVTSSKEMRTLPVGLTQFSTEAGTIYELLMAASTMIILPMVILYLILQKYIIEGVARAGIKG, from the coding sequence ATGAGAGATGCACTGTCTAAAAGTTTTATATATATATTACTAACCATCGGCGGATTACTGATGCTTTTACCGTTCATTTGGATGGTTAGCACCTCATTGAAACCTGCTAATGAGGTTATGCTTATGCCACCACAATGGATACCATCTGATGTGCAGTGGAATAACTATGCGGAAGCTTGGGCTATGGCACCATTTGCGAGGTATACGTTTAATAGCTTCCTCGTTACTATATTAAGTACGATAGGGGAGTTAATCACAACTATTTTAGCGGCATACGCGTTTAGCCGGATTCAGTTTTACGGCAAGGATGTTGTGTTTGCAGTGTTATTAGGAACCATGATGGTACCCGGAGAAGTATTATTAATTCCTAACTATGTCACCCTTTCTAATCTTGGTTGGATTGACCGCTATGAGGCTTTAATCGTACCTTGGCTAGCAAGTATATTTGCAATCTTCTTGCTGCGTCAATTTTTCCTAGGAATTCCTAAGGAGCTTGGCTACGCTGCGAAAATAGACGGATGTAGTAATTTTAGATATTTATGGACTATTATGGTCCCGCTTGCTAAACCAGCTCTTATCACAATTGCATTATTAAAAGCAATTGGTAGCTGGAACGCCTTTTTATGGCCATTAATAGTAACAAGTTCAAAAGAGATGCGAACATTACCAGTTGGGCTTACACAATTTAGCACTGAAGCTGGTACCATTTATGAGCTATTAATGGCAGCATCAACAATGATTATACTACCAATGGTTATTTTATATTTAATCTTACAAAAGTATATTATTGAAGGTGTTGCACGAGCTGGTATTAAAGGTTAA
- a CDS encoding carbohydrate ABC transporter permease, with translation MIEKPTIKSTLTALLYLLPALIILGVFNIYPIIKSFLMSFYIDYDYFNDIVLARGFDNFVYIFSDQEFWLSMKNTLVFVVGVVPLSIIISLCIALLLNANIKLRGLFRTVYFIPFVTSVVAVSIVWRWIFHTDYGLLNYFLGFLGITPIQWLTDPKWAMPALIILSIWKGLGYNIVIFLAGLQTINQQYYLAARIDGAKPWHRFLNITVPLLSPTTFFISIVSIINSFKVFDEVFALFNGKPGPAYSAQTVVYYIFEKFYNEWEIGIASAAAYVLFLVIFIFTLVQLYVGKRKVTY, from the coding sequence TTGATTGAAAAACCAACTATAAAAAGTACCCTGACTGCTCTTCTATATTTGTTGCCGGCACTTATTATTTTAGGCGTATTTAACATTTATCCTATTATTAAGTCTTTTTTAATGAGCTTTTACATAGATTATGACTATTTTAATGATATTGTATTAGCGCGTGGCTTTGATAACTTTGTTTATATTTTTAGCGACCAAGAATTTTGGTTATCTATGAAAAATACATTAGTATTTGTTGTCGGAGTTGTACCTCTTTCTATTATTATTTCACTTTGTATTGCACTTTTACTGAATGCCAATATAAAGTTAAGAGGCTTGTTTCGCACCGTGTACTTTATACCGTTTGTTACGTCAGTAGTGGCAGTATCAATTGTGTGGCGCTGGATTTTTCATACGGATTATGGTTTGTTAAATTATTTTCTAGGTTTTTTAGGAATAACTCCTATTCAATGGTTAACAGACCCAAAATGGGCTATGCCAGCACTCATCATATTAAGTATATGGAAAGGGCTAGGTTACAATATTGTAATTTTTTTAGCTGGCTTACAAACTATTAATCAACAATATTATTTAGCAGCACGAATTGATGGAGCAAAACCTTGGCATCGATTTTTAAATATTACAGTGCCACTTTTATCGCCGACAACGTTTTTTATATCTATCGTGTCAATCATCAATTCCTTTAAAGTATTTGATGAAGTGTTTGCTTTATTCAATGGAAAGCCAGGACCTGCATACAGTGCCCAGACAGTTGTTTATTATATTTTTGAGAAGTTTTATAACGAATGGGAGATTGGGATTGCGTCTGCAGCAGCCTATGTTCTATTCCTCGTAATCTTTATCTTTACGCTTGTACAACTTTATGTTGGGAAGCGCAAGGTTACGTATTAA
- a CDS encoding ABC transporter ATP-binding protein produces the protein MRIELKDLTMAFQDVTAVNKLNVTIEEGSLVSLLGPSGCGKSTTLFMLAGLYKPTAGQLYFGDQLVNKVEPENREIGMVFQNYALYPHMTVLKNIMFPLKMAKVARAEAEQSAMAMAKLVKIDHLVNRKPGQLSGGQQQRVAIARALVKQPKLLLLDEPLSNLDARLRLEMREEIRRIQQEVGITTIFVTHDQEEAMSISDHILLMKDGEYQQFSGPQDMYENPSNLFVAKFMGTPPINILEGKYQSPSNKLVVENKELHFLLPDRIDGKQLTIGIRPESWTVANQASENTLPVTLKLVERIGRDTLITATINNKSIRAFVSTKFTGKPGDTVHLQINNMYVFDTKTEELIRRYDGRVQS, from the coding sequence GTGAGGATAGAATTAAAAGACCTTACGATGGCATTCCAGGATGTTACGGCTGTTAACAAATTGAACGTGACAATTGAGGAAGGCTCACTTGTATCATTGTTAGGACCAAGCGGATGTGGAAAGAGTACTACATTGTTTATGCTTGCAGGTCTATATAAACCAACAGCAGGACAACTCTATTTTGGAGATCAACTTGTAAATAAAGTGGAGCCAGAGAATCGTGAGATTGGTATGGTTTTTCAAAATTATGCTTTATACCCACATATGACTGTATTAAAAAATATAATGTTTCCACTTAAAATGGCAAAAGTCGCAAGAGCAGAAGCAGAACAGAGTGCTATGGCAATGGCTAAATTAGTTAAGATTGATCATTTAGTTAATAGAAAACCAGGTCAGCTTTCTGGAGGACAACAGCAACGTGTGGCAATTGCTCGTGCGTTAGTAAAGCAACCTAAACTGTTATTGCTAGATGAGCCTTTATCGAATTTAGATGCTCGACTTCGTTTGGAAATGCGCGAAGAAATTCGTCGTATTCAGCAAGAGGTAGGTATTACAACAATTTTTGTCACGCATGATCAAGAAGAAGCGATGAGTATCTCAGATCACATATTACTTATGAAGGATGGAGAATATCAGCAATTCTCAGGGCCTCAAGATATGTATGAGAACCCTAGTAATCTTTTCGTGGCAAAATTTATGGGCACTCCTCCTATTAACATATTAGAAGGCAAGTACCAGTCTCCATCAAATAAGCTTGTTGTCGAAAATAAAGAACTTCACTTTTTGCTACCTGATAGAATAGACGGAAAACAACTTACAATAGGAATAAGACCAGAAAGCTGGACAGTAGCAAACCAAGCTTCAGAAAACACATTGCCAGTAACGCTAAAGCTTGTTGAACGAATTGGAAGAGATACTTTAATTACCGCGACAATTAATAATAAATCAATAAGAGCTTTCGTTTCTACGAAATTTACAGGCAAACCAGGTGATACAGTACATCTTCAAATCAACAATATGTATGTTTTTGATACAAAAACGGAGGAACTTATACGGAGGTATGATGGGAGGGTGCAAAGTTGA